In Stieleria varia, one genomic interval encodes:
- a CDS encoding polysaccharide biosynthesis tyrosine autokinase yields MLEQDIHQINDAAAGEDLPGLSGESMLTVLWRFKWLLVIFTAVGLGVGYWVYQRKPTTYMASSKLMFRSDKPLILNSQTGVMEGGIPSGNIMQSVITSDSIMASVAQDPALTLLPSMTGKSVAQIAATIRSGVRFQTITNAADSRDRMIASLSFEGGDPALCVAAVNVMSAAISDHFDAERESQLDNLGKLVNQAYNDLLPKYEELVEEYHEFQENSPLKWDKDRQVINPHRERQLRLQAEREDLESEAMKYERELKTADLIRQQNPDPIMVAQMIGGSAGLGDPNRFSEIQSPMAANVLGLGDDLELERLGVEQQLVPLETERAELISQFGDNHPQVVSITSKIENIRRRLNELESQKAARQAQLRAEIKTTDINTLRLKERQERASSFVAAYMGGLAQRLTVLQEDMRELDQKIATEEALADQLHKAENTDKAFNRKMDFLKGMLDELDQRIEELDLANTNGGIVVEPLLNTGNAYVTGPDLKKDLILFGMLGLGLSGLMAMLFEAGAKMFRSAEEIQKELRLPVLSHIPLDESRVQQGKTVMDKELSRLDPKLSVVHRPYSSSAEAIRGIRTALFFDRRAYDSKVFQITSPLPGDGKSTIAANIGCSIAQSGKKVLLIDLDLRSPRMSLRFNLQSDVGLTNVLNGEMSPGAAVHETPIENLDIMACGPLPANPAEALTIAELSDVFDWARANYDFVIVDTPPLLMVSDPAVVTTYVDAAMLVMRIRRRCKPNAKESVAMLRSAGVRIVGVVVNKIDEVSGSASYKASASGSYQSIGYGYGDKYRQRYQKEANATDTYIVKGKSDEAPTVVAPPDVSPTLITGSTNAESTPDESYSSR; encoded by the coding sequence ATGTTGGAACAAGACATTCACCAGATCAATGACGCCGCCGCTGGCGAGGATCTGCCTGGCCTGTCCGGCGAGTCAATGCTGACCGTACTTTGGCGGTTCAAGTGGTTGCTGGTAATTTTTACCGCAGTCGGACTCGGTGTGGGATACTGGGTATACCAGCGAAAGCCGACCACGTACATGGCTTCCTCGAAACTGATGTTTCGCAGCGACAAGCCGCTGATTTTGAATTCGCAGACCGGTGTGATGGAAGGCGGTATCCCTAGCGGCAACATCATGCAGTCGGTGATCACGTCGGACTCGATCATGGCGAGCGTCGCGCAAGATCCTGCGTTGACGCTGCTGCCGTCGATGACAGGAAAGTCGGTAGCGCAGATCGCCGCGACGATCCGCAGTGGAGTTCGATTTCAAACGATCACCAACGCCGCCGATTCTCGCGACCGAATGATTGCCTCGCTGAGTTTCGAAGGTGGCGATCCCGCGCTCTGCGTTGCCGCCGTCAACGTGATGAGCGCTGCAATCAGCGACCACTTTGACGCCGAACGCGAATCGCAACTCGACAACCTCGGCAAGCTGGTCAATCAAGCCTACAACGACTTGTTACCAAAGTACGAGGAACTGGTTGAGGAATACCACGAGTTCCAAGAAAACTCGCCACTGAAATGGGACAAAGATCGCCAGGTCATCAATCCCCACCGCGAACGACAGCTTCGACTGCAAGCGGAACGTGAGGACTTGGAATCCGAGGCAATGAAGTATGAGCGGGAACTGAAGACCGCGGACCTGATCCGACAGCAAAATCCTGACCCGATCATGGTGGCACAAATGATCGGTGGGAGCGCTGGGCTGGGCGACCCCAATCGCTTTTCTGAGATCCAGTCCCCCATGGCAGCGAACGTCTTGGGCTTGGGTGACGACTTGGAATTGGAGCGTCTGGGAGTGGAGCAGCAGCTTGTGCCATTGGAGACCGAGCGTGCTGAGTTGATTTCACAGTTCGGTGACAATCACCCGCAAGTGGTTTCCATTACCAGCAAGATCGAAAACATTCGGCGGCGACTGAATGAGTTGGAATCACAGAAGGCGGCACGTCAGGCCCAATTGCGGGCTGAAATCAAGACGACGGACATCAACACATTGCGACTGAAAGAGCGGCAAGAACGTGCCTCGAGTTTTGTGGCCGCGTACATGGGCGGCTTGGCTCAGCGTTTGACGGTCCTACAAGAAGATATGCGTGAGTTGGATCAAAAAATCGCTACGGAAGAGGCACTCGCCGACCAGTTGCACAAAGCCGAGAACACCGACAAAGCGTTCAATCGCAAGATGGATTTCCTGAAGGGAATGCTGGATGAGTTGGATCAACGGATCGAAGAACTCGACTTGGCCAACACCAACGGCGGCATCGTCGTCGAACCTTTGCTCAACACGGGCAACGCGTATGTGACCGGCCCTGACTTGAAAAAGGACTTGATCCTGTTCGGAATGCTCGGGCTCGGTTTGAGTGGTTTGATGGCGATGTTGTTCGAAGCCGGTGCGAAGATGTTCCGCAGTGCAGAGGAAATCCAAAAGGAACTGCGGTTGCCGGTTCTGTCGCACATCCCGTTGGACGAAAGCCGTGTCCAACAAGGCAAGACCGTGATGGACAAAGAGCTTTCTCGGCTCGATCCCAAACTCTCCGTCGTCCACCGGCCGTATTCCTCATCCGCAGAAGCGATTCGAGGGATTCGCACGGCGTTGTTCTTCGATCGACGCGCCTACGACAGCAAGGTATTCCAAATCACTAGCCCATTGCCGGGTGACGGAAAAAGCACGATCGCAGCCAATATCGGTTGCTCGATTGCTCAGTCGGGCAAGAAAGTCCTGCTCATCGACTTGGACTTGCGAAGTCCTCGGATGTCACTGCGATTCAATTTGCAATCCGATGTCGGTCTGACAAACGTGCTCAATGGTGAGATGAGCCCCGGCGCTGCCGTTCACGAAACACCTATCGAGAACCTCGACATCATGGCTTGTGGCCCTCTGCCGGCAAACCCCGCGGAAGCTCTCACGATCGCCGAGCTCAGCGATGTCTTTGATTGGGCTCGGGCCAACTACGACTTTGTCATCGTCGACACGCCACCGTTGCTGATGGTCAGCGACCCGGCCGTGGTCACGACTTACGTTGACGCCGCGATGCTGGTGATGCGGATTCGTCGTCGGTGCAAACCGAATGCAAAAGAGTCCGTTGCCATGCTGCGATCCGCCGGCGTGCGAATCGTCGGAGTTGTGGTCAACAAGATCGACGAAGTCAGCGGTAGTGCGTCGTACAAGGCGAGTGCCAGCGGCAGCTACCAATCGATCGGCTACGGTTACGGCGATAAATACCGTCAACGCTACCAAAAGGAAGCCAACGCGACCGACACGTACATCGTCAAAGGCAAATCGGATGAAGCTCCGACAGTGGTCGCTCCGCCCGATGTCTCACCGACGTTGATCACTGGATCAACCAACGCAGAGTCCACGCCGGACGAAAGCTATTCGTCCCGCTAG
- a CDS encoding tetratricopeptide repeat protein → MSSLSEFWERATDRWMSVRRALRLPRISTLWDSFDHSGPLSDSDWLIRLRRKWSDDDQELKLLGLINPFSWLAWTMQFIVRWFATRDVKSILPAVPAIAVASTLTALALIAILRDDSQSETTYGDVLTNAIRESETRRAEIAAERLLVLAPENPGYRFQLALLYQLQGHPTDAMAIMNQLAMSDQYSPAALWVLDSMMFVNASDGIAPRGGTMVREGMTRRTQWSDSQREMIDRLYQITKGRLPEKESRYASELYAHFLMDTGATKPAAEMFDELARQDRSQSLQAAQLMAELGDQQNANRLAKEAVTHLQATIRETPADVESRLGLARAFAIRGEHHLAYKTLSEGMRVAEDERLRWPCAEALLTMSEKLGASVDNSESFLQRANIVAQAALVAPDHVDVRQALLQLAHDSPSVDLSNTAAAHLAMLRDNSNQRAHLIEAIVFLLAGDESKARPHLDLAFRRESEADAIHLVSVLAGLLGVGDPGNQKQGLKLLNQTLQRCPDDWRLLLARGKLLHRMGEAQAARADLERVLACSDSERTCHELLAEIFREIGDDSSAAKHSQLANEADRTVNVRSGELTSPVNVSEN, encoded by the coding sequence ATGAGCTCTCTGAGCGAGTTCTGGGAACGGGCAACGGACCGATGGATGTCTGTCAGACGCGCGCTGCGGCTGCCACGGATTTCTACACTGTGGGATTCCTTCGATCATTCTGGACCGTTGTCCGACAGCGACTGGTTGATTCGTTTGAGACGCAAATGGTCAGACGATGATCAAGAACTGAAATTGTTAGGACTCATCAATCCGTTTTCTTGGCTCGCCTGGACGATGCAATTCATCGTTCGCTGGTTTGCTACACGGGATGTCAAGTCGATCCTGCCAGCCGTTCCAGCGATCGCAGTTGCATCGACGCTGACTGCCTTAGCTCTCATTGCGATCCTGCGGGACGATTCACAGAGCGAAACGACCTACGGGGACGTGTTGACGAACGCCATTCGTGAGTCGGAGACGCGACGAGCCGAGATCGCCGCCGAGCGACTCTTGGTGCTCGCTCCTGAAAATCCGGGCTATCGATTCCAATTAGCGTTGTTGTATCAACTGCAGGGCCATCCGACAGATGCAATGGCGATCATGAATCAACTAGCGATGTCGGACCAGTATTCGCCGGCGGCATTGTGGGTTCTGGATTCGATGATGTTTGTTAACGCCTCTGATGGTATCGCGCCGCGAGGCGGTACGATGGTTCGCGAGGGCATGACGCGTCGCACCCAATGGTCCGATTCCCAGCGTGAAATGATCGATCGTTTGTATCAGATCACAAAGGGAAGACTGCCCGAAAAGGAATCTCGATATGCGAGCGAGTTGTATGCCCATTTCCTGATGGACACCGGTGCGACGAAGCCGGCGGCGGAGATGTTTGACGAACTTGCTAGGCAAGATCGATCGCAGAGTTTGCAAGCTGCCCAACTGATGGCGGAATTGGGCGATCAGCAAAACGCCAACAGGCTAGCCAAGGAAGCCGTTACTCATTTGCAAGCCACCATTCGTGAAACCCCTGCTGATGTCGAAAGCAGGTTGGGGCTGGCCAGGGCGTTTGCTATCCGCGGCGAGCACCATCTCGCGTACAAGACGCTTAGCGAAGGCATGCGAGTCGCAGAGGACGAGCGGCTTCGGTGGCCATGCGCCGAAGCTTTGCTGACGATGAGCGAAAAACTGGGGGCGTCTGTCGACAATTCAGAATCGTTTCTGCAAAGGGCCAACATCGTCGCTCAAGCTGCTCTGGTCGCCCCGGATCACGTCGACGTCCGTCAGGCCCTCTTGCAACTCGCCCATGACTCGCCGTCAGTCGATCTTAGCAACACAGCAGCAGCGCACTTGGCGATGCTCCGTGACAACTCGAACCAGCGAGCCCATTTGATCGAAGCGATCGTGTTTCTATTGGCCGGTGACGAATCGAAGGCGCGTCCTCACTTGGATTTGGCATTCCGGCGTGAATCTGAAGCGGACGCGATTCACCTGGTCTCTGTTCTCGCCGGTTTGCTGGGCGTTGGAGATCCCGGCAATCAAAAGCAAGGGCTCAAACTGCTCAACCAGACCCTGCAACGCTGCCCAGATGACTGGAGATTGCTGTTGGCTCGCGGGAAGCTCCTGCACAGGATGGGGGAGGCCCAAGCCGCTAGGGCGGATCTGGAACGTGTCTTGGCCTGTTCGGACAGCGAGCGGACATGTCACGAATTGCTGGCGGAGATTTTCCGCGAGATCGGCGATGATTCCTCGGCAGCCAAGCACTCCCAGCTCGCGAACGAAGCCGATCGGACGGTGAATGTTCGTTCAGGGGAACTAACGTCGCCGGTTAACGTCTCAGAGAACTAA
- the xrtU gene encoding exosortase U, with protein MPIRETASAPKRLRAYAGSVLLFWFAVLLASIPGTVAYLAGLPSHDRWITIPAILLALTGLVANRWDRVLRMPSSVFSVILVAMSLALGAYSGFRFSPALSALGFLLAATACLRSQFPFATTRQSLVYLAWLPLMLVRFPAGITDKFLTRMSGISGAMASWLLDAMDVVHYVRQDVLEISGGPIFVSEVCKGTPTLSLLLMLTMIWFVVFRRPAMMAPVYWSVCAAWLVAVNAIHVTIVALGAEWYEVDPADPTMNRWLGVGSLALAMLMILSTDRLLAIASNPVPETEAGRLSNPLSMGWNWLMAWGTALEKELDSQWHPSEMDQPGIPPIVWTKTMLWAAMLFAVPIASLGVLTTTMNWTQAFPMPAAITPWAESTEMDELLARYALIRGQSLQSVDEHRDLKYTDVWSGEFQGSPILISISQPYQDWHDLRRYYTANDWRVQEWNAAWRNVDANDPMESPSIARALFTNSTGVRGHLFFDAVDGYGGRLGVPLIGAVNAMYRSDTDLENRAKEGAGGKLMLQLWYESAQPISDDQLFELGRRFHQFRSVVQQSLTWHKTKYTQADFSSSNTPRRTARAMFSGKTVHDVMSEAVK; from the coding sequence TTGCCTATCCGAGAAACAGCATCGGCCCCCAAACGCTTGCGTGCATACGCCGGTTCGGTGCTGCTTTTTTGGTTCGCAGTCCTGCTGGCTTCCATTCCAGGAACCGTCGCCTATTTGGCGGGATTGCCCAGTCATGACCGCTGGATCACGATTCCCGCGATATTGTTGGCATTGACAGGGCTGGTGGCCAATCGCTGGGACCGAGTTCTGCGGATGCCTTCGAGCGTCTTCTCGGTGATCTTGGTCGCGATGAGTTTGGCATTGGGGGCGTATTCTGGATTTCGATTCTCGCCGGCGCTCTCTGCCCTCGGTTTCCTGCTCGCCGCGACGGCCTGCCTGCGGAGCCAATTTCCTTTTGCGACCACGCGCCAAAGCCTTGTTTATTTGGCGTGGCTACCACTGATGTTGGTGCGTTTTCCTGCTGGTATCACAGACAAATTTCTCACCCGGATGTCAGGCATCTCTGGGGCGATGGCAAGCTGGTTGCTCGATGCGATGGACGTGGTTCACTATGTCCGACAAGACGTCTTGGAGATCAGTGGCGGACCGATCTTTGTCTCGGAAGTCTGCAAAGGGACACCGACGCTCTCTTTGCTATTGATGCTGACGATGATCTGGTTTGTCGTTTTTCGTCGACCAGCGATGATGGCTCCTGTCTATTGGAGTGTCTGTGCAGCATGGCTCGTTGCGGTCAATGCAATTCACGTGACGATCGTGGCTTTGGGGGCGGAGTGGTACGAAGTTGACCCTGCTGATCCAACAATGAACCGATGGCTCGGTGTTGGCTCGTTGGCTTTGGCCATGCTGATGATCTTATCAACGGATCGTCTGTTGGCGATCGCGAGCAATCCGGTACCGGAAACCGAAGCGGGTCGATTGAGCAATCCGTTGTCAATGGGCTGGAATTGGCTGATGGCTTGGGGCACGGCGTTGGAGAAAGAACTGGATTCCCAATGGCATCCATCCGAAATGGACCAGCCGGGCATTCCGCCCATCGTTTGGACCAAAACCATGCTTTGGGCCGCGATGCTTTTTGCCGTACCCATTGCTTCATTGGGCGTCCTGACGACAACCATGAATTGGACACAGGCTTTCCCCATGCCCGCAGCGATCACGCCCTGGGCGGAGTCAACCGAGATGGACGAGTTGCTGGCTCGATACGCATTGATTCGTGGCCAATCACTACAAAGTGTCGACGAACATCGTGACTTAAAATACACCGATGTTTGGTCAGGCGAGTTCCAAGGCTCGCCAATCCTGATCTCGATTAGTCAACCCTATCAGGATTGGCATGATTTACGTCGATACTACACTGCGAATGACTGGAGGGTTCAAGAATGGAATGCTGCGTGGCGAAACGTCGATGCAAATGATCCGATGGAATCTCCGTCGATCGCGCGAGCACTGTTCACGAATTCAACGGGAGTCAGGGGGCACTTGTTCTTTGATGCCGTCGATGGATACGGAGGGCGATTGGGTGTTCCGCTGATCGGTGCAGTCAATGCGATGTATAGAAGCGATACCGACTTAGAAAATCGAGCGAAGGAAGGTGCGGGCGGAAAACTGATGTTGCAGCTTTGGTACGAGTCAGCCCAACCCATTTCGGACGACCAGTTGTTCGAGCTGGGGCGTCGATTCCATCAATTTCGGTCGGTCGTTCAGCAATCTCTGACTTGGCACAAGACGAAATACACGCAAGCAGATTTCTCGTCGTCCAACACCCCGCGTCGCACCGCGCGCGCAATGTTTTCGGGTAAAACGGTCCACGATGTGATGTCGGAGGCCGTGAAATGA